In the Mycolicibacterium thermoresistibile genome, one interval contains:
- a CDS encoding DUF7172 family protein, which translates to MAYLEYTEPNVCIDENLTTDDAGQLRLQPWAVPRLVADVRANSGGDGRVYPATTLPGKLLIDGRVAWRNDTPIDQRILIRITRGPRSWITSNPNAIQFRDRWTFAVDAEPAEPITTGIYNGHTGSAIDFGTNSVAEPQPGVEWMWTDTNSSDEWVPYPIEPGQHFRLRYRCYVWTPPPWSDNANKNQPRHEAHARWARLQLIAFGQQENVVTG; encoded by the coding sequence GTGGCGTACCTGGAGTACACAGAGCCGAACGTCTGCATCGATGAGAACCTCACGACAGACGACGCCGGCCAGCTCCGCCTGCAGCCGTGGGCTGTTCCCCGTCTGGTCGCCGACGTCCGGGCGAATTCTGGCGGCGACGGCCGGGTGTACCCGGCCACGACCTTGCCCGGGAAACTGCTGATCGATGGCCGCGTCGCTTGGCGTAATGACACCCCAATCGACCAGCGCATCCTCATTCGGATCACCCGCGGACCACGATCCTGGATCACGTCGAATCCGAACGCGATCCAGTTCCGGGATCGCTGGACGTTCGCGGTCGACGCCGAACCAGCCGAGCCAATCACCACCGGCATCTACAACGGCCACACCGGATCCGCGATCGACTTCGGTACGAACAGCGTGGCCGAACCCCAGCCCGGGGTTGAGTGGATGTGGACCGACACCAACAGCTCCGACGAATGGGTGCCGTATCCGATCGAGCCCGGCCAGCACTTCCGGCTGCGGTACCGCTGCTATGTGTGGACGCCGCCGCCCTGGTCTGACAACGCGAACAAGAATCAGCCGCGCCACGAGGCGCACGCCCGCTGGGCGCGACTGCAGCTGATCGCGTTCGGGCAGCAAGAAAACGTGGTGACCGGATGA
- a CDS encoding cutinase family protein encodes MAHDEHGNWIGLGDGDTGPGVARLQHRLLYAYPTYSRSEELGVTESGVYTPATRQAVINICRHINDLPEHHKPLHARGHILRTDGIADWRVQIALGAVVPAGGNAPPAKRFIQQGVGYPAMGFLTPDPQVSYVESRDAGVAELLRLALPDPRPKVLIGYSQGADVATHALHQWPADRRNEIAMVVTFGSPGRAPGPTLFGTDFHGAGISGVYTPAWARPRTWDFILDGDWYPAARGLLPLLYELLTRMELSLEFAMFLVQRLSTAAGQLLLGVQPSDQPGAGALAPIAPMVLGRGGNVLGVTSIFALLPQLIWLLVDAIKFVHTNAHVRYHDLPMPKWGGLTGVDRAAHLITEHVDSAVVYTIPGTWAGWNDGPPAWTAWKLP; translated from the coding sequence ATGGCCCACGACGAGCACGGCAACTGGATCGGCCTCGGCGACGGCGACACCGGGCCGGGCGTGGCGCGGCTGCAGCACCGGCTGCTGTACGCCTACCCCACGTACTCCCGCTCCGAGGAACTCGGCGTCACCGAATCCGGCGTCTACACCCCCGCCACCCGCCAGGCGGTCATCAACATCTGCCGCCACATCAACGACCTCCCCGAGCACCACAAACCGCTGCACGCCCGCGGCCACATCCTGCGCACCGACGGGATCGCGGACTGGCGCGTTCAGATCGCCCTCGGCGCGGTCGTTCCCGCCGGAGGTAACGCCCCACCGGCCAAGCGGTTCATTCAACAGGGCGTCGGCTACCCCGCGATGGGATTCCTCACCCCGGATCCGCAGGTGTCCTACGTCGAATCACGCGATGCTGGTGTCGCGGAGCTGCTGCGCCTCGCGCTGCCGGATCCGCGGCCGAAGGTGCTGATCGGCTACTCCCAAGGCGCCGACGTCGCCACCCACGCCCTGCACCAGTGGCCGGCGGATCGCCGCAACGAGATCGCGATGGTCGTGACGTTCGGTTCCCCGGGCCGGGCGCCCGGGCCGACCCTGTTCGGCACCGATTTCCACGGCGCCGGCATCTCCGGCGTCTACACCCCCGCCTGGGCCCGCCCCCGCACATGGGACTTCATCCTCGACGGCGACTGGTATCCCGCCGCCAGAGGACTCCTCCCCCTGCTCTACGAGCTGCTGACCCGCATGGAACTGTCCCTCGAGTTCGCCATGTTCCTGGTGCAACGGCTGTCCACGGCGGCCGGGCAGCTGCTCCTCGGGGTGCAGCCGTCGGATCAGCCCGGCGCCGGCGCGCTCGCGCCGATCGCGCCGATGGTCCTCGGCCGCGGCGGAAACGTCCTCGGCGTCACGTCGATCTTCGCGCTGCTGCCGCAACTGATCTGGCTCCTGGTCGACGCCATCAAGTTCGTGCACACCAACGCCCACGTCCGCTACCACGACCTGCCCATGCCGAAGTGGGGCGGCCTCACCGGTGTCGATCGGGCGGCGCACCTGATCACCGAACACGTCGACAGCGCCGTCGTCTACACCATCCCCGGCACCTGGGCCGGATGGAACGACGGACCACCCGCCTGGACCGCCTGGAAACTCCCGTGA
- a CDS encoding DUF7240 domain-containing protein, with protein MAAYHWRTLRQRMRANGITDPMALPSMHAIIDETEALALEAAGAGTDDPDRARRERQELLDKLYAPAPEGAEDLNGEQYQPPPAGFEDPAEVEASFDAFSRALGAR; from the coding sequence ATGGCGGCCTACCACTGGAGAACCCTGCGGCAACGGATGCGCGCCAACGGCATCACCGATCCCATGGCACTGCCGTCGATGCACGCCATCATCGATGAAACCGAAGCCCTCGCATTGGAGGCCGCCGGTGCGGGCACTGACGACCCGGACCGGGCCCGCCGCGAACGCCAAGAGCTGCTCGACAAGCTGTACGCGCCCGCCCCGGAGGGCGCCGAAGACCTCAACGGCGAGCAGTATCAGCCGCCTCCGGCCGGGTTCGAGGACCCCGCCGAGGTAGAGGCCAGTTTCGATGCGTTCTCCCGGGCGCTGGGTGCACGCTGA
- a CDS encoding N-acetylmuramoyl-L-alanine amidase: MSLGLTNTSTFDQVARAIVVETRRRGYGRDESIAVLSTAIQESGLRMVWHSNGRWHGYFQQDSSYPDRLDPNGNILEFLDRLDQKRSSAGASPDIWLNIFWLQQRPSDPSAQTAYDRGRKAYLDEIKRHVDQAARLYDHHTGDTMRPDFNEFPIWSKNFSSRSGKKPTMFLIHTQEGGGGDDAAENLAKWFQTANQVSYHYTISQASDGGVTVVDCVDTDFSSWSVGNANSISINLCFAGSRAAWTRDQWLKQRNAIDVAAYLAVQDAKKYGFSTLVVPPPYTNGTPGISDHRWVTDVFGWGTHTDVGPNFPWDVFTAAVTRYASGQPAPAPAKRFPQDWSDRELLEYIAAQLGPEHSAWPEKWADQSVDGKPLTLRDGMIRALKRIERLIEAR; the protein is encoded by the coding sequence TTGAGCCTCGGCCTCACCAACACCAGCACGTTCGACCAGGTCGCTCGAGCGATCGTCGTGGAGACCCGCCGCCGCGGCTACGGCCGAGACGAGTCGATCGCCGTGCTCTCGACGGCTATCCAGGAGTCCGGGCTGCGCATGGTGTGGCACTCGAATGGCCGCTGGCACGGATACTTCCAGCAGGACTCCAGCTATCCGGACCGGCTCGACCCCAACGGCAACATCCTCGAGTTCCTCGACCGCCTCGACCAGAAACGCTCCAGCGCCGGCGCTTCCCCGGACATCTGGCTCAACATCTTCTGGCTGCAGCAGCGGCCCTCCGACCCGTCCGCGCAGACCGCCTACGACCGCGGCCGCAAAGCCTACCTCGACGAGATCAAACGCCACGTCGACCAGGCCGCCCGACTCTACGACCACCACACAGGAGACACCATGCGACCCGATTTCAACGAGTTCCCGATCTGGTCGAAGAACTTCTCATCGCGGTCCGGCAAGAAGCCAACCATGTTCCTGATCCACACCCAGGAGGGGGGCGGCGGGGACGACGCCGCAGAGAACCTGGCGAAGTGGTTCCAGACCGCCAACCAGGTCAGCTACCACTACACGATCAGCCAGGCCAGCGACGGCGGCGTCACGGTGGTGGACTGCGTCGACACCGACTTCAGCTCATGGTCGGTCGGCAACGCAAACAGCATCAGCATCAACCTGTGCTTCGCCGGCTCCCGCGCAGCCTGGACCCGCGACCAATGGCTCAAGCAACGCAACGCGATTGACGTCGCCGCATACCTCGCCGTCCAGGACGCGAAGAAGTACGGCTTCTCGACGCTGGTGGTGCCGCCGCCGTATACGAACGGCACCCCGGGTATCTCAGATCACCGGTGGGTCACCGACGTTTTCGGCTGGGGCACACACACCGACGTCGGCCCCAACTTCCCCTGGGACGTGTTCACGGCCGCGGTAACCAGGTACGCCAGCGGCCAGCCCGCCCCCGCCCCGGCGAAGCGGTTCCCGCAGGACTGGTCCGACCGTGAGCTGCTGGAGTACATCGCCGCCCAACTCGGCCCCGAGCACAGCGCGTGGCCCGAGAAGTGGGCGGACCAGAGCGTCGACGGCAAGCCACTGACGCTCCGTGACGGGATGATTCGCGCACTGAAGCGGATCGAGCGGTTGATCGAGGCCCGCTGA
- a CDS encoding DUF7172 family protein, whose translation MSNEHFQIIDETISPQPWTQYRLLASRTTASVSRSYDTSGGGNKNDPVHTVSLAWTNDTPVPQYVYGMVTRGGAQVALQARSRGYLAMSHGIEITPTPDPPGSFDMIEVSRFGGGMDVGRGGLLAIGTGFGVHEVRANSASAPLLPQRTGWPAVAPGETFHARVELRFISEFWENTMIDGGDQNTVSQFISGDTRLDLYGIPAVIPPSPRPTPTIVGVEHGVNNTFPADVDVPAGTQEGDIILAIVANNIGLASDITPQEPGWTQVHVRNDGLAGIGDVHMKVYMRTATDDEPASYRFTTGILAEVIAHLVVIRDASPFLTDGWQFASSLRRFFWERAEGHICPSIDRAGQLLLCASYFAHSPLQAPINQEPPDGMTELSDVDANGSSCAVAVLANPPRPTGERMFVPTKTPQWSGRSIALTILVPGAPTL comes from the coding sequence GTGAGCAACGAGCACTTCCAGATCATCGATGAGACGATCTCGCCGCAGCCGTGGACGCAATACCGACTGCTGGCCTCCCGCACCACAGCGTCGGTTTCCCGCTCCTACGACACCTCGGGTGGCGGCAACAAGAACGACCCCGTCCACACAGTCTCGCTGGCGTGGACGAACGACACACCGGTGCCGCAGTACGTGTACGGCATGGTCACCCGCGGCGGCGCCCAGGTGGCGCTGCAGGCCCGTTCACGCGGCTACCTCGCCATGAGCCACGGCATCGAGATCACACCCACACCCGACCCGCCGGGGTCGTTCGACATGATCGAGGTGTCACGGTTCGGCGGCGGCATGGACGTTGGCCGCGGCGGGCTGCTCGCGATCGGCACCGGATTCGGAGTGCACGAGGTCCGCGCCAACAGCGCGTCCGCACCTCTGTTGCCGCAGCGCACCGGATGGCCAGCCGTCGCGCCAGGGGAGACGTTCCACGCCCGCGTCGAGCTCCGGTTCATCTCCGAGTTCTGGGAAAACACCATGATCGACGGCGGCGACCAGAACACCGTCAGCCAGTTCATCTCCGGCGACACCCGACTCGACCTCTACGGGATCCCCGCGGTCATCCCGCCGTCGCCGCGGCCGACCCCGACGATCGTCGGGGTGGAGCACGGCGTCAACAACACCTTCCCAGCCGATGTTGACGTGCCCGCCGGCACCCAAGAGGGCGACATCATCCTGGCGATCGTCGCCAACAACATCGGCCTGGCCTCCGACATCACCCCGCAGGAACCGGGCTGGACCCAGGTGCACGTCCGCAACGACGGCCTGGCCGGCATCGGGGATGTGCACATGAAGGTCTACATGCGCACCGCCACCGATGACGAGCCGGCGTCGTACCGGTTCACCACCGGCATCCTCGCCGAAGTTATCGCCCACCTCGTCGTGATCCGTGACGCCAGCCCGTTCCTCACCGACGGCTGGCAATTCGCGTCCAGCCTGCGCAGGTTCTTCTGGGAACGCGCCGAAGGGCACATCTGCCCCTCTATCGACCGTGCCGGCCAACTGCTGCTCTGCGCCTCCTACTTCGCGCACTCACCGCTGCAGGCGCCGATTAACCAGGAGCCGCCAGACGGCATGACTGAGCTGTCCGATGTAGACGCTAACGGCAGTTCCTGCGCGGTCGCCGTCCTGGCGAACCCGCCGCGCCCCACCGGAGAGCGCATGTTCGTGCCGACGAAAACCCCGCAGTGGTCGGGACGCTCGATCGCGCTGACCATCTTGGTGCCGGGCGCGCCGACACTGTAA
- a CDS encoding phage tail fiber protein: MATGISVYLANKLLDHVCRNMPYTPPTTVYFQAHTGQPGANMTSNVATGTSRVACSFAAASSGQIELDNTPEVTLAGTQTISHGSFWDASSGGNPLWSAEATVAKGGVAGDIIRVTTAPLGFTPIAS; encoded by the coding sequence ATGGCGACCGGGATCAGCGTCTACCTGGCGAACAAGCTACTAGACCACGTGTGCCGCAACATGCCCTACACACCGCCGACCACTGTGTACTTTCAAGCGCACACCGGCCAGCCGGGCGCGAACATGACGTCCAACGTCGCCACCGGCACCTCCCGGGTTGCATGCTCGTTCGCCGCGGCGTCCTCAGGACAGATCGAGCTCGACAACACCCCCGAAGTCACGTTAGCCGGCACTCAGACGATCAGCCACGGAAGCTTCTGGGACGCGTCCAGTGGCGGAAATCCTTTGTGGAGCGCCGAGGCCACGGTGGCCAAAGGTGGTGTGGCCGGAGACATCATCCGCGTCACCACTGCGCCGCTGGGCTTCACGCCAATCGCTTCCTGA
- a CDS encoding DUF7257 domain-containing protein has product MARRYFGDQPVARRYFGSIPIKARYFGDQLVWSSARIGDHFNRPDAPTLGPDWTDHGPSATYKAGVVNGMCRLAVPDGLLALALITSRQRYNAAILDKDDGYIEFRIGSQGSGPSITGDLCRTTVFARVSNNGFTHGVGIGLDSSTIRIVRRVNNTETVTENCGAFSAGDIIRYDFRGDLHTVRRNGKFAGEWEDTGQTAARGPDYRSLGLAVMASKDLLGPRRFGPAIDYIDMV; this is encoded by the coding sequence GTGGCCAGACGCTACTTCGGTGACCAGCCGGTGGCCCGCCGATACTTCGGCAGCATCCCGATCAAGGCGCGCTACTTCGGAGACCAACTCGTCTGGTCCTCCGCCCGGATCGGTGACCACTTCAACCGCCCCGACGCGCCGACCCTCGGACCCGACTGGACCGACCACGGCCCATCAGCCACATACAAGGCCGGCGTGGTCAACGGCATGTGTCGCCTCGCCGTGCCGGACGGGTTGCTTGCGCTCGCGCTGATCACCTCCCGGCAGCGCTACAACGCCGCGATCCTCGACAAGGACGACGGCTACATCGAGTTCCGCATCGGCTCCCAGGGCTCGGGACCCTCGATCACCGGCGACCTGTGCCGCACGACGGTGTTCGCCCGTGTCTCCAACAACGGATTCACTCACGGCGTCGGCATCGGTCTGGACTCGTCCACGATTCGGATCGTGCGCCGCGTCAACAACACCGAAACCGTGACAGAGAACTGCGGCGCCTTCTCGGCAGGCGACATCATCCGCTACGACTTCCGGGGCGATCTGCACACCGTGCGCCGCAACGGCAAGTTCGCCGGCGAATGGGAAGACACCGGCCAAACCGCGGCCCGCGGACCCGATTACCGCTCCCTCGGGCTGGCCGTGATGGCCAGCAAGGACCTCCTGGGGCCGCGCCGGTTCGGCCCGGCGATCGACTACATCGACATGGTCTGA
- a CDS encoding DUF7172 family protein, with the protein MTVKPCTAEYMLSTVDGMGMRRNWFPRVVAERFLGSTKDGPISRAPDPVTMIDGDVTWHNNSRDPQMVAVQVNRAPRTIVAQNPSTVVIHDAWSFATGVSPVADYPSIVQDAFGGRAQVDRPETRGEDLRFGRLFIDGDSSQSWVPIGELAPQRSLHFRYLCAVQTPGTWTAPTEYEPRYEAHARWARLLVFAGPIGAS; encoded by the coding sequence ATGACCGTCAAACCCTGCACCGCCGAATACATGCTGTCGACAGTCGACGGCATGGGTATGCGGCGCAACTGGTTCCCCCGCGTCGTCGCCGAACGGTTCCTCGGCTCCACCAAAGACGGCCCAATCAGCCGCGCCCCCGATCCGGTCACGATGATCGACGGCGACGTCACCTGGCACAACAATTCCCGCGATCCGCAGATGGTGGCGGTCCAGGTCAACCGCGCACCCCGCACCATCGTGGCGCAAAACCCGTCCACCGTGGTCATCCACGACGCCTGGTCATTCGCCACCGGCGTGTCCCCCGTGGCCGACTACCCGAGCATCGTCCAAGACGCGTTCGGAGGCCGCGCCCAGGTCGACCGACCCGAAACCCGCGGCGAGGACCTGCGGTTCGGACGCCTGTTCATCGACGGCGACAGCTCGCAATCATGGGTGCCGATCGGTGAACTGGCCCCACAACGCTCCCTGCACTTCCGGTATCTGTGCGCGGTGCAGACCCCCGGCACGTGGACTGCGCCCACCGAGTACGAACCGCGCTACGAGGCGCACGCCCGCTGGGCGCGACTGCTGGTGTTCGCCGGGCCGATCGGAGCGTCGTGA